A region of the Struthio camelus isolate bStrCam1 chromosome 4, bStrCam1.hap1, whole genome shotgun sequence genome:
GGGCAGGGGTCCAGCTCTTGTAGGGAATGTGGGGGTGAGGAAGGCACTTTTAGGTCCTGGCAGCCATGGAGCTGGCAGGTGTGGTTGCAGCCggctggcaggcaggcagcaaaagGCAGGTTCCGTGAGCGTGCTGGGACATACTGATGGGAGCAGTGTGCTcgaggaaagagggagagaggaaagccaCTGCCttatgaataaatgaaaaagagaTGGCTTGGGACAGGCAGTGTCCCTTCTGCTCAGTTTCCGCTTGGCAGGGTGCCTTGTGGGTATTTTGCCCCATTTGTATATTGAGATTGTTACCACGTGCCCAGGAAAGGCTGGGCTTGAATACaagctgtttttgttttaggaaTCCACCCAGGTAAGAGATCATTAGCAATGATCTCCGGGCACTGGGCTCAGATGTATACTGCTAAAGCGATGCTGGTGGGTGATACCCAGGACGTATGTTACCCACGCACAACTAAGTAGAAAGTAATAGCTTTCCGAAGTCTACTTGGTGGCCTGATCCTTTCACCTCTCACGCTGCAGAATCCGTTTAACAGTTTAACATTGTTAAAGCTTAACAGCCCTCTTTTAGCTTGATACTGTTTCCCATCCGAGCATCAATTTGCACGTTACAGGAATGTTTTATTCTGGCTGTTACCGCTAGTTGTTATAGATCCTCTTCCTGatgacgctttttttttttttttttaagaaaatgtacaTATTCCCTCAAATACTCCTACTGACCTGTGCCAGGAAAGATAATCCTGAGCATGTCTGAAGGCTCAGGTGTTTTGTCCATAAACCAGAAACAATTTGCAAGTTTAGTTCATCACAGTCCCTTATAAAACAAGGGCTGCTTTGCAAATTCCCTTTTTATATTAACTGCATTCCAATttctatttggaaatattttttttcctagtacaaTGGGGAAAAGCAATTCCTTGGCAGGGCAATGATATTGCGGGGTGGGCCCGTAGTTGTGTGTGCAGGGGACTGAAAGGACTGTGTAACTCAGAGCCTTAAGCTGCGTTATTAGACAtaaatgggaaggggaagagaacgGCTGAAAATGAATGAGAGTAGAAATAGGACTTCCCTGGGGCCCCCATTACAGACAAGCAAAGAAAACTGGGGAAGATGCTCAGGTGAGTGACAATAAAGAAACACTTCCTTGTAACACCTAACTGGAATCTATCCTGTAGTCTAGCCCTGGCTGGTTTCAAGCTGGTAAGACAGAGAGTAGTTAGGCTCATCTGGTATCTCCAGTGTTGGACCTGGCCAGTTTCCTTCTGTTCTATCAGCTTTCCATCTGTAAATAAACTACCTAAGGGTAGATTATTTACCTAGGCTGcctagctgtttctttttctaatagtATTTTTATGGCAATTTGGACTTGCTCTTCATTTGAAAAATTCCACTTAAATTTGCTGCTTGCGAACCTGATCTTAATAATAGTTTTGCTCATATGACCTACAGCACCGTGTTATCCAGCCAACCTAGCATGACCGAAGAAGGCCTGTAAAAGAGCCTCGGCTGGACAAAAGGTGAGTGTGACTACAGATTGTAATTCTTCGGGTGAGAATCACCTGGCTAAATATCTAGATATCTGAAATATGGTGCTCCATTTTAAGCTGATGGTGTCATTTCTCTTGGAGTCATCACATCTTAAAATGGGTGTCTAAATCAGATGATGTGAATTGCCCCTAAAAGttgttatttttctccattgactttAGAGGACATGGTGGGTAACCAGCTTAGCAGTGGGCATCTGAAGACAGGGGAGAGGAATCAAGATCCAGAGCTCTACATCAGAAGGAGACAGAGATTAAAGGAAAATAACACAAGAGGTCAAAATGGTATTAGTCTTTCAGATGGGAAGCgatggaaagatggaaaaaattatccacatcctttcttcttctccccatGTGCCCCAGTAACAGCTAATTCTGCCACTTTTGAATAATTTAAAGCAACTCTGGTTAAGAATAGCACAGTTAGGACAGGACTTGTCAGTTTGAACTTGTCTGCATGGGCCAGCTATTGTAAAACAAATCAGAGTATGAACTCACAGTAGTAGATCATCTTCACTGAGTTTCAGTGGGATGCCTGAAGGAGAAAGTGCTCTTCAGTGAGCCAGTCTAACCAAATTAACCAAATACAGAGCCCACAATGATCTTTGGGAATCTTTTTGTTGGCCTCTTTGGGGCTGGTTCACTCTTTTCACCTTCAGTGAAATACTTAACCTTCCCCAGCGTGTCATAAGATCAGTGGGAGGTATCTTGTGCTTTACAAGTCCTCTTTGATCCTTGCCAAGGAAGCTGTATATAAATGAGAAAGGGTTACAATTCGGTATGTCACaaggttttgaaaggaaaacagtcCTCTCAGGCTTAAAGAATTGTTTTTCCAACTCCTCAGAGAGACAGTAGAACTAATGCCGCTTTGttgtgagggaggaaggactggaaaTTGTGGCAAGCTATGTAATACAGAAAGCCATGTCAAATGAGAACAATGAAAGGCACAAATGTCTGCAGAAAGAGAAGTGTGACAGGATCTCTGTGTGGATCCACACTGGCTGTGTGGATGCTCTTGAATCATTATAGTCCAGAAGAGGAGGAACAGACTGCAGGGCTGGAAGAAGGTGGTCCAGTCCAGCCTGCTGAtctgcaggaggctccaagagcccctgcctctccctcatgGCTGAGACTTGACCGTTCTCTGTCACAAGAGACCCAAAGCAGAGAAACCCTCTAGCAGAGGAGGAGGCTGTGGCAGTACAAGGGAAGAGCTAAGAGTTAGCAGGTAACAATGGTCAGTTTTCCTGGCTTGAGTTTCATTAGCAATATTGGACTGCCCTAGTCACTGCTCTCAGCTTGGTAATGATGGCCTAAACAGACATCCAGGCAAATATTTATCTTCTTGCTCCTTGCACATTTACGGAGAGAAAAGCCAAAGGCAGATAAACTGAGAAAACAGAGTGAAACATATGCAGTCTTTTCCTCCCTGTTGTCAGAGTTGAGAAGTAGAGGTAGgcttgaaataaatattaaacgTGAAAGTTACTATTTCCTGCAAGACACTGACTGCTATTGCTGTGACCAGGATTTGCAGTGCATGCAGGAGACTCCCTATAGTAAAGAATGcatatacaaaataaaacttaTAGATCAAGAGGAAAATGACCTAGGATGAGAGGGGAGTGTGCGTGGAGGGGGGATGTATGTATTTCCTGGGAGATGGCTATTTTCTAAACAGGCAAAGGACCAAATCAGTAATAGTGTTGTGATTACTCAGATATTCAGCTCAGTCTGTGAAAGATTTGTGCACTTGGTAATTAATTTGATATTCCTCATTCCAAAATTAGAAActttataggaaagaaaaaaaagagaacttaatatattttgtatattttgcaCCTATCGAGTGCTCCTGGAATACCTCTGTACAATATGTCTTTTTTGACTACTCTGTTTCATCTCTGAACAGctttaaaaacaggtattttcaTAGTACCTTCAACAGGGCAGATTGCTAAGGATTTTGTTTTGGTTACATCCAAAATATAAGTTCTTCAAAACTATCTGTTCATCTTACACTTGCTCTGACTGTATTTCAAATTTTAGGCAAAATAATGATGACACATACCTGGCGAGCGTGGGCCATCTACATGGTTCTATCGGTAAACCTCTCTGAAGAGCAAGCTCTGAAGCAAGTTTGTCCTTCATGCGATGCCACTCAGTTTTGCAACTGTTCTTCCAGGGGTTTGGACTTCATTCCCTCAGGGCTCACGGGTGAAATCAGGGGCTTAAACCTGGCCCACAACAGGATAAAGCACATTCGAGCACGCGATCTGCAGCAGGCTGTGAACCTGAGAGTCCTGCTACTGCCATCAAATGAAATCAGCTCAATAGAGGAGGATTCGTTTCGTTCCCTTGCAAAACTGGAGCTCTTGGACTTATCAAATAACAGCTTGGCTCACTTGTCCCCTGCGTGGTTTGGGCACCTTTTTTCACTGCAGCAGCTCAACATTCAAGGAAACACCTACAGCGACCTGGGGGAAAGTTCCCTCTTTTCTACCCTGAGCAACTTGAGCTCTCTCTACCTGGGCAATCCGCAGTTCTCCACGATAAGGCAAGGAAACTTTGAGGGCATTATGCTTCTTGATGAGTTGTGGATTGACGGCAGCAATCTCAGTCAGTATGAGCCAGGAAGTCTGAAATCAGTTAGGAAGATACATCACATGATCATCAGCCTAAAAAGGGTGGACGTATTCTCAGAGATTGTAGGGGATCTTCTGCACTCCGTCGTATGGTTAGAAGTGAGAAAAATAGCATTCAGTATTCCTGATGAAATGCAACTATTGAGActcatgtctttttcttttgcaaagaaaatttcttttaaacaggTTTTGTTTACAGATGCTACCGTGCCTGAGATGATCAGCATTGTAGAGGACATGACAAAATTAACAGAGGTGGAGATGAAAGACTGTAGACTCTTGGGAACCGGTCATTGGGGTATACAAATTCAAGCAAACCAATCACGTTCTCTTCGAGTTGTAACAATAGAGAAATTATCTATAGaagaattttatttgttttcagatcTTAAGGCTGTTGTAGATCTAATATCTCCTCTTACTAAAATTACAGTTGAAGATACCAAGGTCTTTTTGGTACCATGCAGACTTTCACAGCATCTTTCGTCATTAGAGTATCTTGACCTCAGTGCGAATTTGCTTGGAGATCAGGGTTTGGAGCATTCAGCCTGTCAGGGTGGCTGGCCCTTACTGCAAACTCTAAATCTAAGTCAAAATTCACTGAGTGACTTAAAAATGACCGGTAAAAGCTTATCTCACCTGAGAAACCTAATTCTCTTAGATATCAGTCAAAATAATTTTGGTGAGATTCCAGACACGTGTCAATGGCcagaaaatctgaaacatttaaaTCTGTCCAGCACTCAAATTCCTAAATTAACAACCTGCATTCCTCTGACCCTTGAAGTTTTGGATGTCAGCGC
Encoded here:
- the LOC104145540 gene encoding toll-like receptor 2 type-2 isoform X1, yielding MVGNQLSSGHLKTGERNQDPELYIRRRQRLKENNTRGQNGKIMMTHTWRAWAIYMVLSVNLSEEQALKQVCPSCDATQFCNCSSRGLDFIPSGLTGEIRGLNLAHNRIKHIRARDLQQAVNLRVLLLPSNEISSIEEDSFRSLAKLELLDLSNNSLAHLSPAWFGHLFSLQQLNIQGNTYSDLGESSLFSTLSNLSSLYLGNPQFSTIRQGNFEGIMLLDELWIDGSNLSQYEPGSLKSVRKIHHMIISLKRVDVFSEIVGDLLHSVVWLEVRKIAFSIPDEMQLLRLMSFSFAKKISFKQVLFTDATVPEMISIVEDMTKLTEVEMKDCRLLGTGHWGIQIQANQSRSLRVVTIEKLSIEEFYLFSDLKAVVDLISPLTKITVEDTKVFLVPCRLSQHLSSLEYLDLSANLLGDQGLEHSACQGGWPLLQTLNLSQNSLSDLKMTGKSLSHLRNLILLDISQNNFGEIPDTCQWPENLKHLNLSSTQIPKLTTCIPLTLEVLDVSANNLKEFGLQLPFLKELYVAKNQLKTLPDAAPIPNLVAMTIRRNKLNSFSKAEFESFRKMEVLDASDNNFICSCEFLSFIHHEAGIAQILAGWPENYICDSPLTVRGEQVGAVHLSLMECHRSLVVSLICALVFLVILVLVVVGYKYHAIWYMRMTWAWLRAKRKPKQGPPKDICYDAFVSYSENDSDWVENIMVQELEQACPPFRLCLHKRDFVPGKWIVDNIIDSIEKSHKTLFVLSEHFVQSEWCKYELDFSHFRLFDENNDAAILILLEPIQSKAIPKRFCKLRKIMNTKTYLEWPLEEQQQQIFWFNLKLALKS
- the LOC104145540 gene encoding toll-like receptor 2 type-2 isoform X3; this translates as MMTHTWRAWAIYMVLSVNLSEEQALKQVCPSCDATQFCNCSSRGLDFIPSGLTGEIRGLNLAHNRIKHIRARDLQQAVNLRVLLLPSNEISSIEEDSFRSLAKLELLDLSNNSLAHLSPAWFGHLFSLQQLNIQGNTYSDLGESSLFSTLSNLSSLYLGNPQFSTIRQGNFEGIMLLDELWIDGSNLSQYEPGSLKSVRKIHHMIISLKRVDVFSEIVGDLLHSVVWLEVRKIAFSIPDEMQLLRLMSFSFAKKISFKQVLFTDATVPEMISIVEDMTKLTEVEMKDCRLLGTGHWGIQIQANQSRSLRVVTIEKLSIEEFYLFSDLKAVVDLISPLTKITVEDTKVFLVPCRLSQHLSSLEYLDLSANLLGDQGLEHSACQGGWPLLQTLNLSQNSLSDLKMTGKSLSHLRNLILLDISQNNFGEIPDTCQWPENLKHLNLSSTQIPKLTTCIPLTLEVLDVSANNLKEFGLQLPFLKELYVAKNQLKTLPDAAPIPNLVAMTIRRNKLNSFSKAEFESFRKMEVLDASDNNFICSCEFLSFIHHEAGIAQILAGWPENYICDSPLTVRGEQVGAVHLSLMECHRSLVVSLICALVFLVILVLVVVGYKYHAIWYMRMTWAWLRAKRKPKQGPPKDICYDAFVSYSENDSDWVENIMVQELEQACPPFRLCLHKRDFVPGKWIVDNIIDSIEKSHKTLFVLSEHFVQSEWCKYELDFSHFRLFDENNDAAILILLEPIQSKAIPKRFCKLRKIMNTKTYLEWPLEEQQQQIFWFNLKLALKS
- the LOC104145540 gene encoding toll-like receptor 2 type-2 isoform X2, giving the protein MVGNQLSSGHLKTGERNQDPELYIRRRQRLKENNTRGKIMMTHTWRAWAIYMVLSVNLSEEQALKQVCPSCDATQFCNCSSRGLDFIPSGLTGEIRGLNLAHNRIKHIRARDLQQAVNLRVLLLPSNEISSIEEDSFRSLAKLELLDLSNNSLAHLSPAWFGHLFSLQQLNIQGNTYSDLGESSLFSTLSNLSSLYLGNPQFSTIRQGNFEGIMLLDELWIDGSNLSQYEPGSLKSVRKIHHMIISLKRVDVFSEIVGDLLHSVVWLEVRKIAFSIPDEMQLLRLMSFSFAKKISFKQVLFTDATVPEMISIVEDMTKLTEVEMKDCRLLGTGHWGIQIQANQSRSLRVVTIEKLSIEEFYLFSDLKAVVDLISPLTKITVEDTKVFLVPCRLSQHLSSLEYLDLSANLLGDQGLEHSACQGGWPLLQTLNLSQNSLSDLKMTGKSLSHLRNLILLDISQNNFGEIPDTCQWPENLKHLNLSSTQIPKLTTCIPLTLEVLDVSANNLKEFGLQLPFLKELYVAKNQLKTLPDAAPIPNLVAMTIRRNKLNSFSKAEFESFRKMEVLDASDNNFICSCEFLSFIHHEAGIAQILAGWPENYICDSPLTVRGEQVGAVHLSLMECHRSLVVSLICALVFLVILVLVVVGYKYHAIWYMRMTWAWLRAKRKPKQGPPKDICYDAFVSYSENDSDWVENIMVQELEQACPPFRLCLHKRDFVPGKWIVDNIIDSIEKSHKTLFVLSEHFVQSEWCKYELDFSHFRLFDENNDAAILILLEPIQSKAIPKRFCKLRKIMNTKTYLEWPLEEQQQQIFWFNLKLALKS